GTACTCCTAAACGAATATCACGAAACAGATTATTATTTTGTGGGGCTTTGTGTGCAAATTCACATTTAATTGTGCACtcggaagtcaaagtgaccacctcCCGACAGAAGGTGAAGGCCCATATTGACACTGTGTGTGAAACTTACCAGAGCTAGGTATTACTGCGAAGTTCAAGGAACTCTGTGCTGAGGTCGCTGGTAACATTGTTGTATTGCCAATTATTTCCTGAAACCACACTGGTCAAACATCATATTCAAAGCTTCAATCGTGCACCAACTTCAGTAAAGATGTATCCTCGCTAAACTATATGATAATTTTGTATGTCAGTTGAAAAATACATTATAATGTTTATATTTCGGATATGACACGAACAATGAACGCTGAGGCTGAAGGAATCGAGAGTTGGGAAACGATAAGCATTAAGGAACAGTTATAATGACATTTTTAGATTTAACAGGCGACATTGGTGGTTGGATTCTGTGAGCGATGGACATTGTTTGCTTTGTTTCCAGTCATTGCATAACATTTACAAACAGAAACAAGTATAAATGATTGTAATCGTTTTATAATTAGATTCATTGTTAATTCAGAGTCACGACTCCTTAAACTGTCACTCTAAGTAAGACGGGGACTATAATGAATAAATCATTGAATAACTGGTACAATTGTTAAATCAATGACTATTTGAATAACGAACAGGTGGCATGATTGATCAATGTTTATGGCAGAATATTTTAGATAAATAAGTTACGAACGAAACTAAAACGTATTGGGAGCAgtctcaccacacggactgcaacggttcaagaaaatGCCTCACCTCCATCTCTCGCAGTGactgggaagcaacacaccatctctGATTCCGGATTACTACAGTCATTTTTCTTAGAACTTTCCCACGACATTTCTGTGTCAAAGGTACCCGTCCCACTCACTCCTcacccaaccacacacacacaaacactgaattAAATTAAGCTTATACACTCTGAAACGCCTGTGATAGAATTTACACCGAAGAGTTTATTATCAAAGTCAGTTCTAGAGGAATACAGTTAATTATTTCGACACCAGCTGCTCAGGATGTCTCTTCAGTGCAGAAATGTCTCTGGTACATgttgtattctctctctctctcacattccggcTTACCCTCTTTCTATATCAAATTGTTAAACTGTTGAAGGACACAATATCCTGCAGATCCCAAGGATCCCAGTCAAACTATTCGGAATATCTCTTATATTGTTGATTGTTTGTTCTGGAGCTCAGGTTTATATATTGCCCCGATCCTCTGGGATGGACTTCAGGACAGTCTTTCACACCAGGGAGATGGATTCTCAATATTGCTGATGTACCGGTTTAATATTACAGAGCGATTCGGCCAATTCAGAGGGAACACCTTCTTACTCATTATCTCTGAAGGTGACTCTCGGTAGGTATCTGGTTTTACCTGAAACCTCTGGTCTCActtgcactgatctttgcagccaTCCTGGTATCGCCACCACCATCTCCCTCTGAGGTTTCCTGCAATATCAGAGGTGACAACATCCTGGTCTGGATTGTCGTCCTTCTTCTATCGTCTACTTTGGAAAGTTCTTCTGTTCCGAGGATCAACGGATGAAATATTGTTGTGTTGCTGCTCACATCTCAACTTCACTTTGCGGCCATTGTTGGATTTTATTCAGATGGGATTGTGTTGTTTAAATCGCCGATGAATTTCCAGAGAGGGGAAATCGGCTGAACATCTGAAATGTTCATCCGGTGGTTTGTAAACAGAAACTTCTGTTATTTGGTCGAGTTGATCCACAGCAATTCACCATGTAATATGTTGTTTGGCAGCTGTTTTTCACCGGTCTTTACTCATTACCGCTAGTCTGAAAATATAACCTGGCAACTCTAGGCCATTTCTCTCACCAGGTATCTACTctcctctgctgttcacggatccaAACCCCGCCGTTTAATCTAATTTCTTGGCAGTCCTCGTTTAGCATTTACCACATTTTGGGCCGGTTTCATTCTCACGATTCCCTACTAGATCATTTATCTTCCAATTTATTATTGACCATTTATTACTTATTTTCAATTAatttttttatgttttcttttgattAGTTCATTTGTTCTTTCACTGGACTGTTACTTCTTGCAATTATTTATAGTTTATTATCTCACTGTTAACTTACTTGTAGCAGTTCAATGGCTGGAAATTTACCCCGAGCTCTTCCGTTCTCCACTGCACGTCCGATGATGTTACAGTGGAACGGGAGCAGCTCTGAGCAAATTCCACACAAAGTCTACTTGGTTCGTTCGATGTTATTTGCTAAAGGTATCTCTTTAAATTTATTTACTCCACACTGTATACATTACATTGCAATTTCATATCAAAATCTTTTCAATTACACAATTCCAGCAGCAGTAAACTCCAGTTCCCATCCCATGATCCTGCAGTAAAGGACATTTCATACTAAACACTGTGGACCTGAATCATTCCTTGTATCCTAATGGATGATCCTTTTTTTTCTGTTCGTTTGTGTTTTGCAGTAAATgtgatgacgattgtgatcctgtcccggggaaagtgcagtctctccagatgtatcactcactacctggtcgccatggcagcagcggatctattgGTCACTATCACTGACGTGGTGTTAAATCGGattaatgattattatttcccgACTACCTTCCTGTTTCTCACCCCTGTGTGCTCTTTCCACACCGTCCTGGTTCGTGCAGCCACTGAtatttctgtctggttaacagtcgctttcacttttgatcgttttgttactatttgttgccagaagctgaggactaaatattgcaccgagaaaacggcagctgtagttataggaactgtgtgtctgctgttctgttttaaaaacattccctggtactttacatttGAACCCTACATTACAATCGACAACATACCCTGGGGCTGCCATCAAAAGCTGCAGTATTACACATTAACTGCATGGGTAGCATTTAGCTGGATTGACCGCTGTCTCACCCCACTGCTCCCAACATTCCTGatattactgctcaatgctctgaccattggacacattttagtggccagtagagtccGCAGGAGGTTGAGGGGCACCAGGAATGCCGTGGATCACAGTGATccggagatggagagcagaagaaaatctatcattttactgttcgcTATATCCGGAAACttcatactgttatggatgacgtaTGTGATAGTTTTCCTATTAATACAAATTACAAACCAATATTATTCAACAGGTTTCAATGACCCGATGACAATCGCAGACTATACCAGCTACATGCTCCTGCttttgagctgctgcacaaacacgtgtatttatgcagtgatccagactaaattcagagaggagctgaagaatgggatgaAATATCCACTGAGGATAATACTTACATTATTGAAACAAAGAAAATAACAGAGGAATTCCCAGAATTGAAGCTGAATCACATCTCATATCATATCCTGTGTTCTTTGTGTCTTCTGCTGACTCCATCTCTGGCCCACTCTGCTCCAGTTATAATGTTGGACAATATCAGACAAAGACTGTgtttttcaatgtaggagtctgtgACCGAGGTAGAAACGGTGACATTATCCAGATGATAATAGAGGTTTTTGttttctctttgttttctcaatgaaattgatccggatgaaactgacgagcacagctgccgatacttcaatctccgatcctgctgtcttcacagtccagagtgtctgcagccacggcatgcggtaagtccattgaggtgaagaaggagctgcgggacccgagagaagtcctgagaaaaggtgccccgaacacccaaaaaatccacgaacgcccccccgcccccccccccccccaccccccggccacaacttcaaagcgcccgcgggagatggctcggagagcatctgcagcgcactgtcggcaatgctgcatgcctttatttaaaccactgcaaaaaaaaaacccttagcaaatgtaatcgccTCTAAgtctgcttcacctcccgaaggacgtggatgagctttccggacgtcgatggtgggcactgaggaaatggcttattacctgcaccagattcccccccactcccacccctttaccccccttccacccccccacccccgtccccttccctgctccaccctctcagctcaccccctcacaacccccgtcccagcccgccccccctcgcaccatcttcaccccgcacccccttcccctgcaacccccccaccccctccctctacccctcccccttgcatcccctcctcccaccggcaccatcctacacctgtgtaggggccccaacaaccccactgccttgtgggcgtctcgggagggaccaaagctaagggagtaaaccctaacagaaaatccggagcggaaccccgtaggcggtcatgtgtcacctttggcatgtttccggcagttcctgcagccatactggtgccaaacgtcgtgtcctgcactcctttggaccccaccagaaaggccgagaggggggttttgacgactgggcaactctcaacctccataaatttgcccaggcatgcgccatggagaggtcactccatagttgcctcacagcgactaaaacaacacggaaggcagcagttatgggttataagtccagataaattggcgtagaaactgggcgccacgggttgcctttgtcggtgggagaggtcattgcacctcactggacagctaccgcccgcctcaaaccgggcagcccccggtcaataaggttctgtcccgccacagtctgcctgcttcaatgggtgcttggagttcagggtcattgcccgaaaggtggactgatacaccgcaccaaacaacatgaaaaaaggaaagaaggtaccagccctttgctttgcaagctggaacgtcagaactatgtgtcctggcctgtcggaagaccttacacaaatcaacgattctcggaagaccgccatcattaacaacgagctcagtagactcaatgtggacattgcagcacttcaggagactcgcctccccgcgagtggctctctagcagagcaagactacaccttcttctggcagggcagggatcctgaagaaccaagacagcatggagtgggcttcgccatcagaaactccttgctcagcatgatagagcctccctcaaatggctcggaacgcatactgtccatccgactgctcaccacctctggtccagtacacctactcagcatctatgctccaacactctgctccccacctgaagctaaagaccagttctatgaacaactccataacatcattagcagcatccccaacaccgaacacctattcctgctgggggactttaatgccagggttggggccgaccatgactcatggccctcctgccttgggcgctatggcgttggaaggatgaatgagaacgggcagagactgcttgagttatgtacctatcataacctctgcatcaccaactcgttctttcacactaaaccctgtcaccaggtttcatggaggcacccaagatcacgtcgttggcaccagctagacctcattgtcacaaggtgagccgccttaaacagtgttcaaatcacacgcagcttccacagtgtggactgcgacaccgaccactccctggtgtgcagcaaggttagactcagaccaaagaagttgcatcattccaagcagaagggccacccgcgcatcaacacgagcagaatttctcacccacagctgttacaaaaatttctaaattcacttgtaacagcccttcaaaacactcccacaggggatgctgagaccaagtgggcccacatcagagacgccatctatgagtcagctttgaccacctaaggcaaaagtgcgaagagaaatgcagactggtttcaatctcataatgaagagctggaacctgtcatagccgctaagcgcattgcactgttgaactacaagaaagcccccagcgatttaacatccgcagcacttaaagcagccagaagtactgcacaaagaacagctaggcgttgcgcaaacgactactggcaacacctatgcagtcatattcagctggcctcagacaccggaaacatcagaggaatgtatgatggcatgaagagagctcttgggccaaccatcaagaagatcgcccccctcaaatctaaatcgggggacataatcactgaccaacgcaaacagatggaccgctgggttgagcactacctagaactgtactccagggagaatgctgtcactgagactgacctcaatgcagcccagcctctaccagtcacggatgagctggacatacagccaaccaaatcggaactcagtgatgccattgattccctagccagcggaaaagcccctgggaaggacagcattacccctgaaataatcaagagtgccaagcctgctatactctcagcactacatgaactgctatgcctgtgctgggacgagggagcagtaccccaggacatgcgcgatgccaacatcatcaccctctataaaaacaaaggtgaccgcggtgactgcaacaactaccgtggaatctccctgctcagcatagtggggaaagtctttgctcgagtcgctctgaacaggctccagaagctggccgagcgcgtctaccctgaggcacagtgtggctttcgtgcagagagatcgaccattgacatgctgttctcccttcgtcagatacaggggaaatgccgtgaacaacagatgcccctctacattgctttcattgatctcaccaaagcctttgacctcgtcagcagacgtggtctcttcagactactagaaaagatcggatgtccaccaaagctactaagtatcgtcacctcattccatgacaatatgaaaggcacaattcaacatggtggctcctcatcagagccctttcctatcctgagtggtgtgaaacagggctgtgttctcgcacccacactttttgggattttcttctccctgctgctttcacatgcgttcaaatcctctgaagaaggaattttcctccacacaagatcagggggcaggttgttcaaccttgcccgtctaagagcgaagtccaaagtacggaaagtcctcatcagagaactcctctttgctgacgatgctgctttaacatctcacactgaagagtgcctgcagagtctcatcgacaggtttgcgtctgcctgcaatgaatttggcctaaccatcagcctcaagaaaatgaacatcatggggcaggacgtcagaaatgctccatccatcaatattggcgaccacgctctggaagtggttcaagagttcacctacctaggctcaactatcaccagtaacctgtctctagatgcagaaatcaacaagcgcatgggtaaggcttccactgctatgtccagactggccaagagagtgtgggaaaatggcgcactgacacggaacacaaaagtccgagtgtatcaggcctgtgtcctcagtaccttgctctacagcagcgaggcctggacaacgtatgccagccaagagcgacgtctcaattcattccatcttcgctgccttcggagaatacttggcatcaggtggcaggactatatctccaacacagaagtccttgaagcggccaacacccccagcttatacacactactgagtcagcggcgcttgagatggcttggccatgtgagccgcatggaagatggcaggatccccaaagacacattgtgcagcgagctcgccactggtatcagacccaccggctgtccatgtctccgctataaagacgtctgcaaacgcgacatgaaatcgtgtgacattgatcacaagccgtgggagtcagttgccagcattcgccagagctggcgggcagccataaagacagggctaaattgtggcgagtcgaagagacttagtagttggcaggaaaaaagacagaggcgcaaggggagagccaactgtgcaacagccccgacaaacaaatttctctgcagcacctgtggaagagcctgtcactctagaattggcctttatagccactccaggcgctgcttcacaaaccactgaccacctccaggcgcgtatccattgtctctcgagataaggaggcccaaaagaaaaaagaatagaGGTAGAATTTCATTGCATTAAATCACACTGCTGGACCCAAAGAGATAAAGGAACCAGCACTGAGGTTTAGGTTGGTGTGAGAATAGGTGAAATGCGGGATATGATTCAGAACATGTGAGAAATCCCAGGGGTGGGTGAAAGGAGAATAATCCTGTGTCAAATTAATATCTAAAGATAAGGAGGTGGAGGACAAATATGTGTGAAATCCGTAAAGTAATAAACAGATCAATCTTGTAAAGGACATGTACTGCTTTTGGTCTTTTATTGTCTCTATTTCGCCAACATTTCCTCCATCACCATTGTGGATTTTTTGAACCTTCAGCTATGGAATTTCCAGTAGCGAGTTGACTTGGTTTGTGTCTATGAACAGTGTTTTTTTTTCTAGTAGCTCGCCCCCTGGGTTTGTGTCTGGAGTCAGAAAGTCGGTTAGACTTTAGAGGGAGGCCACTCGGTCCATCGAATTCATGCCGGTTCTCCACCGAGCTATCCAATCagaccagaagtggacacaatgctctagttgGGTCCTAACCGGAGCTTTAGAAAAATCTGgcataactgccctgcttttgtactcaatgcctctatctgTGCAGCCTTTAACTCCAGAAACAGATGTTCGTGTCCCATCCACATCTCAGTTTGTGTGAAGGACTCCCTGGGTCAGTATGTTATCCAATACAAACAATGTGGAATTTATTTAAAGTCACATAATACTGAGTTGTATTCCAGGAGCAGCGGTGGTTTTGTGTATGGATGTCGCTTGCTGAAACACTATTTGATTTCCTCTTCTGAAATAAGCAGGTACCAATTAATGCGTTGCTGTTCGACAGGAGTCACATTCAGGCCAATCCGGGACTATGTTTAGCAGAACATAGTTCATTTGTCGATGTATTCGCGCGACCTGGGCCCATTTACTCacggaaacaaaaaaaaaatcattttaaaaacaTTCAACATTGATCATAAAAGCGATCCAGGGATAATAGCAATTAGTTAATCAGTGGTCGCCTAGTTTAAACGGTAAATGcaggaacatgcgaattaggagcaggagtagatcactgGACCACACgaacctgctccgcctttcaataagttcattgctgagttgattactccacatttccacctacacctGATAACTTACTATCCCCTGTGGTTGTCTTTGATTTTTAACCTTCGAGTAATCACAAGATTACTTCAGCTCTGCCGCATGACGGCTCATACTGTATAGTTTTTAATTTACTCTTTATTCACTTCAGAAATTCAAATCCAATTTGCTGCCCATTTCACATATTAATGTACTGAACTTGAACAAATGGTGAATATTCCATCTTTCAATTATTTTGAGAATAATATCTACACAGAGCCTTATACATGCTCACAAGAGGATATTTTTCCAATACGCTTTCAGTTTTGTTCGACTCCCGTgaagaaaaaacaaacaaaataaacaCATCAAAATTCCTTCTTTGAATGATCAGGAATCTGGTCACACTATTCGCTCAGTTCCTCGCCGCTCCACCAGGCCCGAAGAGACTCttcttcaatctccatctcaaaatAGATTCCCATGGGATTCCCAATCCCACTCTGCTGCCCTCATCCAGCAAGGAAACCTCACACAACTGCTGAGCAAAGTGCTTGAAATTATTTAACTGCGGACATGTGACCAGGAAATGGAACAGATTCTCGTCCTGTGTCCTGCACACTGGGCAGGTTCCCGCCTCCCCTCTCCCCATTTTATACAAAACAGGCAAGATAAATATCCAGTTGTAGGCCAATTTAAAATACACTTCAATCCATTCTGGACATTCAGAATACATCcacacaaaatactgtggatgctgggaatctgaaatttaaaaaaacacagaaagtgcaggaaatattcaCCAGGTCT
The nucleotide sequence above comes from Heterodontus francisci isolate sHetFra1 chromosome 29, sHetFra1.hap1, whole genome shotgun sequence. Encoded proteins:
- the LOC137345859 gene encoding probable G-protein coupled receptor 139; protein product: MSVCVKREQPKSAVFCFYYSEGSWLLVQMTGISWSSVSSGKSHHHFSDRMRVPYSFYPFKMLPPLVQTGMIYYPIIAAIGIPVNVMTIVILSRGKCSLSRCITHYLVAMAAADLLVTITDVVLNRINDYYFPTTFLFLTPVCSFHTVLVRAATDISVWLTVAFTFDRFVTICCQKLRTKYCTEKTAAVVIGTVCLLFCFKNIPWYFTFEPYITIDNIPWGCHQKLQYYTLTAWVAFSWIDRCLTPLLPTFLILLLNALTIGHILVASRVRRRLRGTRNAVDHSDPEMESRRKSIILLFAISGNFILLWMTYVIVFLLIQITNQYYSTGFNDPMTIADYTSYMLLLLSCCTNTCIYAVIQTKFREELKNGMKYPLRIILTLLKQRK